A single genomic interval of Terriglobus albidus harbors:
- a CDS encoding GGDEF domain-containing protein, with amino-acid sequence MDHLLSWFDNRTLLVCQLLLELLMASAFLILRRVNPAMRGIGLMSGGFALGVVALLLVAARGAVPLVVSAAIGNTVGFFSYYLVVRGIQLFLKDRSRYGWVMEISGAVCIAALFYFTLVKQDIVIRSIAAAWSIGIGRLLPAITLWRYSNTKRFLRFGAVAFGIFALLSFQRIVLLLVQGAPQNFMQRDSVQTISILTGFLHIGVTGMFLLAMITSELRAATLRTAQIDSLTGALTRAAAESKFAQELEHAGRSGLALSLMLVDIDNFKAFNDTAGHAAGDEALRLVAQAIQEQLRAYDTFGRFGGDELLLLLPGTEGADAVTVAERIRDAIHRIPPIHGKLPVTLSIGIAEGEPHDTTRTLLARADEALYHVKRSGRNAAYFQPFGVTPPSHEASEPVATDRLSSTERP; translated from the coding sequence ATGGATCACCTCCTCTCGTGGTTCGATAACAGGACGCTGCTGGTCTGCCAGCTCCTTCTAGAGCTGCTGATGGCCTCTGCCTTCCTGATCCTGCGGCGGGTGAATCCTGCCATGCGTGGCATCGGCCTAATGTCCGGGGGCTTTGCCCTGGGTGTCGTTGCGCTGCTGCTGGTGGCCGCGCGTGGGGCAGTTCCCCTGGTGGTCTCCGCCGCAATCGGCAATACCGTCGGTTTTTTCAGCTATTACCTCGTCGTTCGCGGCATCCAGCTCTTCCTGAAAGACCGCTCCCGGTATGGCTGGGTGATGGAGATATCGGGCGCCGTGTGTATCGCGGCGCTCTTCTACTTCACCCTGGTCAAACAGGACATCGTTATCCGCTCTATCGCAGCGGCATGGTCGATCGGCATTGGCCGCCTGCTTCCCGCCATCACTCTTTGGAGATACTCCAACACCAAACGATTCCTTCGTTTCGGGGCCGTTGCGTTCGGTATCTTCGCTCTGCTCAGCTTTCAGCGCATTGTTCTTCTTTTGGTGCAGGGAGCCCCGCAGAACTTCATGCAGCGCGACAGTGTACAGACCATCAGCATCCTTACCGGTTTCCTTCACATCGGTGTTACCGGTATGTTTCTGCTCGCGATGATCACCAGTGAGCTGCGTGCAGCCACTCTCCGCACCGCCCAGATCGACTCGCTTACCGGAGCGCTCACCCGCGCCGCCGCCGAATCGAAGTTCGCGCAGGAGCTCGAACACGCCGGCCGCAGCGGCCTGGCCCTGTCCCTCATGCTTGTCGACATCGACAACTTCAAAGCCTTCAACGACACCGCCGGACACGCTGCCGGCGATGAAGCTCTTCGCCTGGTCGCCCAGGCCATTCAGGAACAGCTCCGCGCCTATGACACCTTCGGCCGCTTCGGCGGCGACGAGCTGTTACTCCTGCTGCCAGGGACCGAGGGGGCTGATGCCGTCACGGTTGCCGAACGCATTCGCGATGCGATCCACCGGATACCTCCCATCCACGGCAAGCTTCCCGTCACACTCTCCATCGGCATCGCCGAGGGAGAGCCCCACGACACCACCCGCACCTTGCTGGCACGCGCCGATGAGGCCCTGTATCACGTCAAACGCTCCGGCAGAAACGCCGCATACTTTCAGCCCTTCGGCGTAACGCCACCCTCCCACGAAGCATCTGAACCAGTAGCCACCGATCGTCTCTCTTCAACCGAACGACCATGA
- a CDS encoding SAM-dependent methyltransferase, whose amino-acid sequence MLDGFLAELEIDSNLFGREGLRRRIDALDRLDFFLGSAGPRSGVAVRRAVTMRARLDAANAAVYDTIREEIRHGFVADVWQWLRGQRETELPRPGLSYDSLDEIVSGLLQLHVPEMELPELAEEMVFYQPTPVRHILDLIERLGLQETDCLVDFGAGMGHVSLLASMLSGCQSFGIEVQAAYVAAARQCAVGLGLGRARFLEQDAREADLSWGTVFYLYTPFRGTMLADVLQRLGEESRRRPIRIASLGPCTSEIAAQRWVRSVSTMEEGRVSLFEAG is encoded by the coding sequence ATGCTTGATGGTTTTCTCGCGGAACTGGAGATCGACTCGAATCTCTTTGGTAGAGAGGGGCTGCGGAGGCGCATCGATGCGCTGGACCGGTTGGATTTCTTTTTGGGAAGCGCTGGGCCGCGGAGCGGTGTGGCGGTGCGACGCGCCGTGACGATGCGTGCGCGGCTTGATGCGGCCAATGCGGCCGTTTATGACACGATTCGCGAGGAGATACGGCATGGTTTCGTGGCAGACGTCTGGCAATGGTTACGAGGGCAACGCGAGACGGAGTTGCCGCGGCCGGGGCTCTCGTATGACTCGCTGGACGAGATTGTGAGCGGCCTGCTGCAGCTTCACGTGCCAGAGATGGAGTTGCCGGAGCTGGCAGAGGAGATGGTGTTCTATCAGCCGACACCGGTGCGACATATTCTCGACCTGATCGAGCGTCTTGGCTTGCAGGAGACGGATTGTCTGGTTGACTTCGGCGCGGGGATGGGCCATGTGTCTTTGCTGGCGTCGATGCTCTCCGGATGTCAGAGCTTCGGGATTGAGGTGCAGGCCGCCTATGTGGCAGCCGCGCGACAGTGTGCGGTGGGCCTGGGGTTGGGACGGGCACGTTTTCTTGAGCAGGATGCCAGGGAGGCTGATCTAAGCTGGGGAACGGTCTTCTATCTCTACACGCCCTTCCGGGGTACGATGCTGGCGGACGTATTGCAGCGGTTAGGGGAGGAGAGCCGCAGGAGGCCGATTCGGATTGCTTCGCTCGGGCCCTGCACCTCGGAGATTGCGGCGCAGCGCTGGGTGAGGAGTGTGTCGACTATGGAAGAGGGGCGTGTGAGCCTCTTTGAGGCCGGTTGA
- a CDS encoding TMEM175 family protein gives MANHPVTPARTEAFSDGVIAIIITIMVLELKIPHIDGWEGLRSILPILGVYALSFLFTSMYWVNHHAMIHRIPTVNHRILWTNLFFLFTLSLLPFFTGWVIEHRMSSFSAALYAVTLLVQALGFMSLRLAVNSLLAEQGELEPADHATRRKHVMSIALYLLAIPAAYLRPWISFLLAAVVTTLWVTPTFATRRRPS, from the coding sequence ATGGCGAACCATCCAGTCACTCCAGCCCGCACGGAAGCCTTCTCTGACGGCGTAATCGCCATCATCATCACCATCATGGTGCTGGAGTTGAAGATTCCCCATATAGACGGCTGGGAAGGATTGCGGTCGATTCTGCCGATACTCGGCGTCTATGCGCTCAGCTTTCTGTTCACCAGCATGTACTGGGTGAATCACCATGCAATGATCCACCGTATTCCCACAGTGAACCATCGCATTCTGTGGACGAATCTCTTCTTCCTCTTCACCCTCTCGCTGCTGCCGTTCTTTACCGGATGGGTCATTGAGCACCGAATGTCTTCTTTCTCCGCCGCTCTCTACGCCGTCACACTCCTGGTGCAGGCGCTTGGGTTCATGTCTTTGCGCCTCGCGGTCAACAGCCTACTTGCTGAGCAGGGAGAACTGGAGCCGGCCGACCACGCTACTCGCCGCAAACATGTAATGAGCATTGCTCTGTACCTGCTCGCCATACCAGCCGCCTACCTGCGGCCATGGATCTCTTTCCTGCTGGCTGCGGTGGTGACAACACTTTGGGTTACCCCAACCTTCGCGACGCGCCGTCGTCCTTCCTGA
- a CDS encoding DUF1569 domain-containing protein, with protein sequence MPSTIANPADLQKLRSRIASLTPDTPPQWGDMTAAQAVCHMTDSLLYGLNRRTIHTRIKPPLPVGVYKWLALNFPTKWPKGVPTTPEMKQGVGGTPPAEFQCDREALLQALDAFAANREDWPPHPIFAGMTTGEWHRWAWLHTDHHLRQFGR encoded by the coding sequence GTGCCCTCTACCATCGCCAATCCGGCCGACCTTCAGAAGCTCAGATCCCGTATCGCCTCTCTCACCCCGGACACGCCTCCGCAGTGGGGCGATATGACAGCGGCACAGGCGGTCTGTCATATGACAGACTCTCTACTCTATGGCCTCAACCGTCGTACGATCCATACCCGGATCAAGCCTCCGCTCCCGGTCGGGGTCTACAAGTGGCTTGCCCTGAACTTTCCCACCAAATGGCCGAAAGGCGTTCCGACCACTCCCGAGATGAAACAGGGGGTTGGCGGTACCCCACCGGCGGAATTCCAATGCGATCGCGAGGCTCTGCTACAGGCCCTCGACGCCTTTGCCGCCAACCGGGAGGACTGGCCGCCCCATCCCATCTTTGCTGGTATGACCACCGGGGAATGGCACCGCTGGGCCTGGCTCCATACCGACCACCACCTGCGTCAGTTTGGCCGCTAA
- a CDS encoding aminopeptidase, translating into MSSATVLAPVVPKTFEEKLDALALVTVRVGLNLRAGQELVITAPMEALPFVRRITEHAYKAGATLVTTLFNDDELTLARYRYAPDDSFDKTAVWLSEGIANAYRSGSARLGITGANPSLLAGQDPGKVSRANVAASKAAKPAMEIITRHEINWTIVACATPAWAKLVFPDLPEEEAVAKLWDAIFAASRSDQPDPVAAWEAHGGRLKERVDFLNNKRYYALRFHSNDGLTDVTVGLADDHLWAGGGTTAGNGVYCQPNIPTEECFTTPHKDRVNGRVRASKPLSHQGTLIENISVHFENGRIVDASASAGEDALKKLISTDEGAARLGEVALVPHHSPIAESGLLFWNTLFDENAASHIALGQAYSTCIIGGEKMSEEELNKLGANSSLIHVDWMIGNANMNVDGVYADGSNEPLMRNGNWA; encoded by the coding sequence ATGTCTTCTGCAACCGTTCTTGCTCCCGTTGTCCCCAAAACCTTCGAAGAAAAGCTCGACGCCCTTGCACTGGTCACTGTCCGTGTCGGCCTCAACCTTCGCGCTGGACAGGAACTGGTCATCACCGCTCCCATGGAAGCCCTCCCCTTTGTTCGCCGCATTACGGAACACGCTTACAAAGCCGGCGCCACACTGGTGACCACACTTTTCAATGACGATGAGCTCACCCTGGCGCGCTACCGGTACGCTCCCGACGATAGTTTCGATAAAACAGCGGTCTGGCTCTCCGAAGGAATTGCCAATGCCTATCGTTCCGGTTCTGCCCGCCTCGGCATTACAGGCGCCAATCCCTCTCTACTTGCCGGACAGGATCCAGGAAAGGTCTCGCGCGCCAATGTCGCCGCGAGCAAAGCCGCCAAGCCGGCGATGGAGATCATTACCCGTCACGAAATCAACTGGACCATCGTCGCCTGCGCAACCCCAGCCTGGGCGAAGCTCGTCTTCCCTGACCTTCCAGAGGAAGAGGCCGTAGCCAAGCTGTGGGATGCCATCTTCGCAGCCTCGCGCAGCGATCAGCCCGATCCAGTCGCGGCCTGGGAAGCACATGGCGGCCGCCTGAAGGAACGCGTGGATTTCCTGAACAACAAGCGATACTACGCGCTTCGGTTCCACTCGAACGACGGCCTCACCGACGTGACGGTCGGCCTGGCCGATGACCATCTGTGGGCAGGCGGCGGGACAACCGCAGGTAACGGCGTCTACTGCCAGCCCAATATCCCGACGGAAGAGTGCTTCACCACGCCGCATAAAGATCGCGTGAACGGCCGCGTTCGAGCCTCAAAACCGCTCTCGCACCAGGGAACACTGATCGAGAACATCTCGGTTCACTTTGAGAACGGCCGTATTGTGGATGCCTCCGCCTCTGCAGGAGAAGATGCGCTGAAGAAGCTGATCTCCACGGATGAAGGCGCAGCCCGGCTCGGCGAGGTGGCGCTTGTTCCGCATCACTCCCCAATCGCTGAGAGTGGTCTGCTGTTCTGGAACACACTCTTCGACGAGAACGCTGCCAGCCACATCGCACTTGGACAGGCATACTCCACCTGCATCATCGGTGGCGAAAAGATGAGCGAGGAGGAACTAAACAAACTCGGCGCCAACAGCTCGCTCATTCACGTGGACTGGATGATCGGCAACGCCAATATGAATGTTGATGGCGTATACGCCGACGGTTCCAACGAACCGCTGATGCGCAACGGAAACTGGGCTTAG
- the asd gene encoding aspartate-semialdehyde dehydrogenase, with protein MERRKVGILGATGMVGQRFIQLLANHPWFEITWLAASDRSAGKPYGEATNWKLDTPLPAQIAKMIVQPNTVPTAEQLASGEVPRIIFSSVDSPIAKELEPAYANAGCAVISNSSAFRMAPDVPLVVPEVNSDHFGLLETQVSRKQNGGFLVTNPNCCAIGLVLALAPLEQKFGIESLFVTTMQAVSGAGYPGVPSLDILGNVVPFIKNEEEKLEEEVGKLLGAFKADETAGTGSIDLLDAKVSAHCNRVPVIDGHTECVSIKLKTPASYEQMVAAWREFQPLRAHHLPSAPLHPVEYDEAENRPQPRLDIARGNGMATTVGRLRPCSLLDWKFVLLSHNTVRGAAGAAILNAEILAVMGKFKFAGARQEALVNA; from the coding sequence ATGGAACGACGTAAAGTAGGCATCCTTGGCGCCACCGGCATGGTGGGTCAGCGCTTTATCCAACTTCTCGCCAACCACCCCTGGTTCGAGATTACGTGGCTCGCGGCATCGGACCGCTCCGCCGGTAAACCGTACGGCGAGGCCACCAACTGGAAGCTCGACACGCCGCTGCCGGCGCAGATCGCCAAAATGATCGTGCAGCCCAACACCGTTCCTACGGCGGAGCAGCTCGCGTCCGGCGAAGTGCCGCGCATTATCTTTTCGTCTGTCGATTCGCCGATCGCCAAGGAACTGGAGCCCGCCTACGCCAATGCAGGCTGCGCCGTGATCTCCAACTCCTCGGCCTTCCGCATGGCTCCGGATGTTCCTTTGGTCGTACCCGAAGTAAACTCCGATCACTTCGGCCTGCTCGAAACCCAGGTCTCGCGTAAGCAGAACGGCGGCTTCCTGGTCACGAATCCGAACTGCTGCGCCATCGGCCTGGTGCTGGCACTGGCTCCGCTTGAGCAGAAGTTCGGCATTGAGAGTCTTTTTGTGACAACCATGCAGGCTGTGTCCGGCGCCGGTTACCCCGGCGTTCCGTCACTCGACATCCTCGGCAACGTCGTTCCCTTCATCAAGAACGAAGAAGAGAAGCTGGAGGAAGAGGTCGGCAAGCTGCTCGGCGCCTTCAAGGCGGATGAGACCGCCGGCACCGGCTCCATCGACCTGCTTGACGCAAAGGTCTCGGCGCACTGCAACCGGGTTCCCGTGATCGACGGCCACACCGAGTGCGTCAGCATCAAGCTGAAGACCCCGGCCTCCTACGAACAGATGGTCGCCGCGTGGCGCGAATTCCAGCCTCTGCGCGCGCATCATCTGCCCTCGGCCCCGTTGCACCCGGTCGAGTACGACGAAGCTGAAAATCGCCCGCAGCCGCGCCTGGACATCGCCCGCGGCAATGGCATGGCCACCACCGTGGGTCGTCTACGTCCGTGCTCGCTGCTGGACTGGAAGTTTGTCCTGCTCTCGCACAACACGGTTCGTGGCGCTGCAGGTGCGGCTATCCTCAACGCCGAGATCCTGGCAGTAATGGGTAAGTTCAAGTTCGCCGGCGCGCGACAGGAAGCGCTGGTAAACGCATGA
- the lysC gene encoding lysine-sensitive aspartokinase 3, whose translation MSTPRNHIVVMKFGGTSVEDAKAIDRTAAIVRTRTEKGLSPVVVVSAMAKVTDQLLAAAAAAGKGDKMGALAISARLRNRHIDTAAELLDNEHFTALQPVIGNEFDSLDDLLRGIAAVGELTPRTTDNVVSYGERLSSRMVAAAFDQRGLNGIHHDARESIITDSAFGKAKPLTDKIEEKLVANVLPLIDAGKTPVMGGFIASNEQGITTTLGRGGSDYTGALIGGGLHAGAIEIWTDVNGIMTTDPRITSDALRVKTISFEEAAELAYFGAKVLHPATILPAVQKNIPVWVLNSRNAANEGTKIIAAAPPCKSPFKCIAAKRKLTIIDIVSSGMLMSHGYMKAVFDIFDRHKVVVDMVSTSEVSISLTVDSTIGLDAVIEDLSAIADVKLDPNKALICLVGEDIRGHAGISGQVFTAVSHVNVRMISQGASEINMSFMIEESDVEEAVRSLHKKFFANPDPDVFDVEARTAVQTEPATAKA comes from the coding sequence ATGAGCACACCCCGCAATCACATCGTCGTCATGAAGTTCGGTGGCACCTCGGTCGAGGACGCCAAGGCGATTGACCGTACCGCCGCTATCGTCCGCACCCGTACGGAGAAGGGTCTATCTCCGGTAGTTGTCGTCTCAGCCATGGCCAAGGTCACGGACCAGCTTCTGGCTGCCGCTGCTGCTGCCGGTAAAGGCGACAAGATGGGCGCGCTCGCAATCTCTGCCCGCCTGCGCAATCGCCACATCGACACTGCCGCTGAGTTGCTGGACAACGAGCACTTCACCGCGCTTCAGCCAGTTATTGGGAATGAGTTCGACTCGCTTGATGATCTGCTGCGCGGCATTGCGGCAGTTGGAGAACTCACGCCCCGCACGACGGACAATGTTGTCAGCTACGGTGAGCGTCTTTCGTCGCGGATGGTTGCCGCGGCCTTCGACCAGCGCGGGCTGAACGGCATTCATCATGATGCGCGTGAGTCCATCATCACGGATTCAGCCTTCGGCAAAGCCAAGCCCCTCACCGACAAGATCGAGGAGAAGCTGGTCGCGAATGTTCTGCCGCTGATCGATGCCGGTAAGACGCCCGTCATGGGCGGCTTTATCGCTTCCAACGAGCAGGGCATTACGACCACTCTGGGCCGCGGCGGTTCTGACTACACCGGCGCTCTGATTGGTGGTGGCCTGCACGCTGGAGCTATCGAGATCTGGACCGACGTCAACGGCATCATGACAACGGACCCGCGCATCACCTCCGATGCGCTCCGTGTAAAGACCATCAGTTTCGAAGAGGCAGCTGAGCTCGCTTACTTCGGCGCGAAGGTACTGCATCCTGCAACCATCCTTCCGGCCGTGCAGAAGAACATCCCTGTATGGGTGCTCAACTCGCGCAACGCGGCCAACGAAGGCACCAAGATCATCGCCGCCGCTCCGCCCTGCAAGTCGCCCTTCAAGTGCATTGCGGCGAAGCGCAAGCTGACCATCATCGACATCGTCAGCTCCGGCATGCTGATGTCGCATGGTTATATGAAGGCTGTCTTCGACATCTTTGACCGGCACAAGGTCGTCGTCGATATGGTCTCCACGTCTGAGGTTTCGATCTCGCTGACGGTCGATTCGACGATCGGTCTCGATGCAGTGATCGAAGATCTCAGCGCCATCGCCGATGTCAAACTGGATCCGAACAAAGCTCTTATCTGCCTGGTAGGCGAAGATATCCGCGGTCACGCGGGCATCTCCGGTCAGGTTTTTACGGCTGTCAGCCACGTCAATGTGCGCATGATCAGCCAGGGAGCCAGCGAAATCAACATGAGCTTCATGATCGAAGAGTCGGATGTCGAAGAGGCGGTGCGCTCTCTGCACAAGAAGTTCTTCGCCAACCCCGACCCTGACGTCTTCGATGTGGAAGCTCGCACTGCAGTACAGACCGAACCTGCAACCGCAAAAGCCTGA
- a CDS encoding EVE domain-containing protein, with protein sequence MAAYLLKSEPDVYSFEDLQRDGETVWDGIKNPQALITLRGMKPGEDLVIYHSNVGKAAVGHAKVVSVDASDPKNPAVRIKPVKAIARPKPLGEIRDNPLFADSIMFRQFRLSVVPLTKEQFTWLVQGK encoded by the coding sequence ATGGCTGCCTACCTTCTCAAATCCGAACCCGACGTCTACTCCTTCGAAGACCTGCAGCGTGACGGCGAAACCGTATGGGATGGCATCAAGAACCCCCAGGCACTGATCACGCTGCGTGGCATGAAGCCAGGCGAAGACCTGGTTATCTATCACTCCAATGTCGGCAAAGCCGCCGTCGGTCATGCCAAGGTTGTCTCGGTCGATGCCTCTGACCCGAAGAACCCGGCTGTCCGCATCAAGCCGGTCAAAGCGATCGCGCGCCCGAAGCCTCTGGGCGAGATTCGTGACAATCCCCTCTTCGCGGACTCCATCATGTTCCGTCAGTTCCGTCTCTCGGTAGTACCACTGACCAAAGAGCAGTTCACCTGGCTAGTCCAGGGAAAGTAG
- a CDS encoding TonB-dependent receptor plug domain-containing protein, translated as MKTLVLLACLIGVSGWTRAQKSQDTPEVRTTVVVVGAPDALAEEDSARSTRVLGIEDRRLALSDSNDVLRSDPAVDIQQRGGAGVQADLSIRGSSYEQTLVLLNGLRINDAETSHFNLDLPVPMAALATAHVLHGAGSTLYGSDAVSGVVNFVTAPAQDGLRLRLQAGGGSFGGQEQSALASWGKGKLSQVFAAGRDFSSGFMPDRDYRSEEAGSETRFHSVLGDSDVLLAGSDRAFGANGFYGNYTSWERTKGWFAGLSQQIDPKTQAAVAFRRHTDIFLLTRSNPLGYKNQHIDTSWQGVVRRQDALPWKPAKLFYGLETNADQIDSTNLGRHGRNRGAGYMDLEVRGRGKGTLSVGLREEVFSGGNAVLVPSVAGSFWMGQSLKARASVGRGYRLPTYTDLYYNDPTTVGNAALKPESAWSFDGGLDWYQGHRFSASVTGFHSRQTNAIDYVRASTSEKWRAANLTGVRLTGAETAIDWRPVSGQTVRVAFTQISGAREALQGLQSVYVFNFPTQNAGVEWIGRWKNGVLLRQRVRAVHRLARDVYPVWDASAAWEGRQVQPYFRMTNGSDSQYQELLGVPMPGRAYIAGVVVLWGKAK; from the coding sequence ATGAAAACTCTGGTATTGCTTGCGTGCCTGATCGGTGTGAGCGGATGGACGCGGGCGCAGAAGTCACAAGATACGCCTGAAGTAAGAACGACGGTTGTTGTGGTGGGTGCTCCGGATGCCCTGGCCGAGGAGGACTCGGCAAGATCGACGCGAGTGCTGGGGATCGAAGACCGGCGCCTGGCGCTGAGCGACAGCAACGATGTGCTGCGCAGCGACCCGGCGGTGGACATCCAGCAGCGCGGAGGCGCCGGAGTGCAGGCGGATTTATCGATCCGTGGCAGCTCCTACGAGCAGACCCTGGTGCTGTTGAACGGTTTGCGCATCAACGATGCCGAAACCTCCCACTTCAACCTGGACCTTCCAGTGCCCATGGCAGCGCTTGCGACCGCACATGTACTGCATGGTGCAGGATCGACACTCTATGGCTCTGATGCTGTGAGCGGCGTCGTGAATTTTGTCACCGCTCCGGCGCAGGACGGACTGCGGTTACGGCTGCAGGCGGGCGGGGGCAGCTTCGGCGGCCAGGAACAGTCGGCGTTAGCCTCGTGGGGAAAAGGGAAGCTGAGCCAGGTTTTTGCGGCTGGACGCGACTTCTCTTCCGGGTTCATGCCCGACCGGGACTACCGCTCTGAGGAGGCCGGTTCAGAGACCCGGTTTCACTCGGTGCTGGGTGACTCCGATGTACTGCTGGCAGGCAGCGATCGCGCCTTCGGTGCGAATGGCTTCTACGGAAACTACACCTCGTGGGAGCGGACAAAGGGATGGTTTGCCGGTCTGAGCCAGCAGATCGATCCAAAGACGCAGGCGGCAGTGGCATTCCGGCGTCATACGGATATCTTTCTCCTGACCCGGAGCAATCCGCTGGGCTACAAGAACCAACACATCGATACAAGCTGGCAGGGTGTTGTGCGTCGTCAGGATGCCTTGCCGTGGAAGCCCGCGAAGCTCTTTTACGGGCTGGAGACAAATGCCGACCAGATCGACAGCACCAACCTCGGACGTCATGGACGGAATCGCGGTGCGGGTTATATGGATCTGGAAGTTCGTGGACGAGGGAAGGGAACCCTTTCGGTTGGGTTGCGTGAGGAAGTCTTCAGCGGTGGCAACGCCGTGCTGGTGCCATCGGTCGCCGGAAGCTTCTGGATGGGCCAGAGCCTGAAGGCAAGGGCATCTGTCGGCCGCGGATACAGGCTGCCGACGTATACGGACCTGTACTACAACGACCCGACAACGGTGGGAAATGCTGCTCTGAAGCCTGAGTCGGCCTGGAGCTTCGATGGAGGACTGGACTGGTATCAGGGGCACAGGTTCTCCGCTTCGGTGACGGGCTTCCATTCGCGGCAGACCAATGCGATCGACTATGTACGCGCCAGCACTTCAGAGAAGTGGCGTGCAGCTAACCTGACTGGTGTACGGCTGACCGGAGCTGAAACCGCGATTGATTGGCGGCCGGTGAGTGGACAGACAGTGCGTGTCGCTTTCACTCAAATCTCAGGTGCGCGTGAGGCGTTGCAGGGGCTGCAGTCTGTCTATGTCTTCAACTTCCCCACACAGAATGCAGGTGTGGAGTGGATCGGACGCTGGAAAAACGGTGTTCTCTTGCGGCAAAGAGTGCGTGCCGTGCATCGGCTTGCGCGGGATGTGTACCCCGTCTGGGATGCATCGGCGGCATGGGAGGGAAGACAGGTGCAACCTTACTTCCGCATGACCAACGGCAGTGACTCGCAATACCAGGAGCTTCTCGGTGTACCAATGCCTGGGCGGGCGTATATCGCCGGAGTTGTTGTGTTGTGGGGGAAGGCAAAGTAA
- a CDS encoding 4-hydroxy-tetrahydrodipicolinate reductase has protein sequence MRILVLGHGKTGKLVADVAHERGHGVHVLDAKENPNAAALTPPFVTGFDVVIDFTTPEAVIPNLRACLATGARVVVGTTGWYEKLADMRSLAERKEAGLLYGTNYSIGTQVMFQAAAVLAKGLAKAGYTFTIDETHHVTKLDAPSGTAISLEQALGGVRAPITSHREGDAVGLHTLTATSKGDKIVLTHEAFSRRAFADGAVRAAEWLSTRRGCYDFKDIFSEL, from the coding sequence ATGCGTATCCTCGTCCTCGGACATGGTAAGACTGGCAAACTTGTCGCCGACGTCGCGCATGAGCGCGGCCATGGCGTGCACGTTCTCGACGCGAAAGAGAACCCTAACGCCGCCGCGCTGACGCCTCCATTCGTCACCGGTTTCGATGTAGTGATCGATTTCACCACGCCCGAAGCCGTCATCCCCAACCTGCGCGCCTGTCTCGCAACCGGCGCCCGCGTTGTGGTCGGCACCACCGGCTGGTACGAGAAGCTCGCCGACATGCGCAGCCTCGCCGAACGCAAAGAGGCGGGTCTGCTCTACGGCACCAACTACTCCATCGGAACCCAGGTGATGTTCCAGGCCGCTGCCGTTCTAGCCAAGGGACTTGCAAAGGCCGGCTACACATTCACGATCGACGAGACCCATCACGTTACCAAGCTCGATGCGCCCAGCGGCACAGCCATCAGCCTGGAGCAGGCTCTCGGAGGAGTGAGAGCTCCCATCACCAGTCACCGCGAAGGCGATGCCGTCGGTCTTCATACCCTCACAGCCACCTCCAAAGGCGACAAAATCGTTCTGACCCACGAGGCCTTCAGCCGCCGCGCCTTCGCCGACGGTGCTGTTCGCGCCGCTGAATGGCTCTCTACTCGTAGAGGCTGCTACGACTTCAAAGACATCTTCTCGGAGTTGTAA
- the murI gene encoding glutamate racemase, whose protein sequence is MTAVHVGVFDSGFGGLTVLRALLPLIPGARYTYLGDTARLPYGAKSRQTIARYAVSSAKFLEDHGAEMLVIACNTASALAMDELRASTSLPVLGVIEPGAEAAREATASGSTLVLATQATVQSNAYFKALQAVGLEATQKACPLLVPLVEEGWIDHDVTEQVARIYLTEALADAAKAGLSPSTVLLGCTHYPLLRPLITRLLAELSPQPITVIDSAETTAGKVAEMLHALPGRPSSNLTFYATDSTEKFRALGTRFLGQPLPEVNLLDLGG, encoded by the coding sequence ATGACCGCCGTGCATGTTGGCGTCTTTGACTCCGGCTTCGGAGGCTTGACCGTATTGCGCGCACTCCTGCCGCTGATTCCAGGAGCCCGCTACACCTACCTGGGGGACACCGCCCGTCTTCCCTATGGCGCAAAGTCCCGCCAGACCATCGCGCGCTACGCTGTCTCCTCAGCAAAGTTTCTCGAAGATCACGGCGCGGAGATGCTCGTCATCGCCTGCAACACCGCCTCCGCACTCGCGATGGATGAACTCAGAGCATCCACCAGTCTTCCTGTTCTCGGCGTGATCGAACCCGGGGCAGAGGCTGCGCGTGAAGCCACTGCGTCAGGCTCTACTCTGGTACTGGCTACCCAGGCCACTGTTCAGTCCAACGCCTACTTCAAAGCCCTGCAGGCCGTTGGCCTCGAAGCCACGCAGAAAGCCTGCCCGCTTCTGGTGCCGCTCGTTGAAGAGGGATGGATCGACCACGACGTCACCGAACAGGTGGCGCGCATTTACCTCACCGAAGCTCTCGCCGATGCCGCCAAAGCCGGACTCTCGCCCTCGACTGTGCTTCTGGGGTGCACGCACTATCCTCTGCTTCGTCCGCTCATCACACGGCTTCTCGCGGAACTGAGCCCGCAGCCGATCACCGTCATCGACTCGGCAGAGACCACCGCCGGCAAAGTGGCAGAGATGCTCCACGCCTTACCCGGCCGCCCATCGAGCAATCTGACCTTCTACGCCACCGATTCGACAGAGAAGTTCCGGGCCCTCGGTACCCGCTTTCTCGGCCAGCCACTGCCCGAAGTCAACTTACTCGATCTCGGCGGCTAG